The region CGCTCGTCCGCGACGGCCACGTCGTCAGCGTCGCGCTGCTCGCGCGCGAAGGAGCCCTCTCGAACGAGACGCGGGCGATGATGTACGAGGGCGGTCGCGTGCGCGGGAACATGCTCCCGGATGTGTTGACCAGCCAGTTGCGCGACGAGGCAGCGGGCGAGCCCGCGGGCCTGCGCGTCGTCCGCATCGCGACTCACCACGCGGCCCGTTCGCGCGGACTCGGATCGCGGCTGCTCGAGCGCGTGCGCGAGGAGTTTTCGGATTCGGCGGACTGGCTCGGCACCGGCTTTGGCGCGACGCCCGGTTTACTCGACTTCTGGCGCGAGAACGGCTACCGGACGGTCCACGTCTCGACGACCCGCAACGACGCCAGCGGCGAGTACTCGTCGCTCATGCTCGCCCCGACGAGCGACGCGGGCCGGGCGCTGCACGATCGCCACGCCGCCTGGTTCGCCCGCCGGTTCGCCGCGCTCTGTTCGGACTCGCTGGACGACCTCGACCCCGACGTCGGCCGCGCGGTGCTCCGGTCGGTCGATTCGGGGGCCGGCCCGCCGCTCGACCTGACCGACCACGAGTGGCGTGTCGTCGCGGGCGCCGCCTACGGGCCGGGACTGTTCGACGTCGATCCGGGGCCGTTCCGCGCACTCGTCGTCCGATATTTCGTCGACGATCCCGCCGCCGTCGACCTGACGGCTCGAGAGGAACGGCTGCTCATTTTGCGCGCGCTTCAGAGCCGCGCCTGGCCGGCCGTCGCCGAGTTCCTCGACTACCCCTCGACGGGACAGTGTATGCAGGCGCTCGGCGACGCGTTCCGTCCGCTGGTCGACCGCTACGGAACGGACGCGGCGCTCGAGGTGCGGGAGCGGTTCGCCGACGACCCGTAGCGCCCCGCCGAACGCGGGAGCGGCGGTTTTCCGAGCGGGGAGCCGACGAGCGAGCGTCAGACCAGCCGTCGAAGCAGCCGCTCGGGCATCGCCTTCAGGAACCAGACGACCAGGCGCCACCGCCTGGTGACGTACGTGTGTGTTCGCTTCTTTTCGATCGCGCGAGCGATCTGCTCGGCCGCCGTCTCGGGCGAACACTCCCAGAATCCGCCCATCGAGAGGTCGGTGTCGACGAACCCGGGTTCGACGGTCGTGATCGTCACGTCCGCGTCGCGGTCCGCCTGGCGGTTGCGCAGCCCCTCGAGGTAGGTCGTGACGAAGGCCTTCGAGGCGTTGTACGCCGGAGCGCTGCCGTTTCCGAAGTGGGCCGCGACCGACGAGATACCGACGAGGTGCCCGGCGCCGTCGCGCTCGCCCTTGCTCGCGCGGTCGGCCGTCGCCTCGAAGTACCGCATCGCGGCCGTCGCGATGGCGGCGAATCCGCGGACGTTGACGTCGGCCGTCCGCCGCGTCGGTTCCCACGCGAGCTCGCGGTTCAGCTCCCCGACGCCGGCGCTGATGACGACCAAATCGACCGACTCCATCGCCGCCGCGAGTTCGAAAAACCCCTCGCGGGCGTCCGCGGTGTCCGTGACGTCCATCGTCGCGACGGAGGCCTTGGTCGGCAGTTCCGCGCCGATCCGTCGCATCCGCTCGGTTCGCCTGGCCGCCAGGCCGACCTCGTAGCCGTCGGCGGCGAGCCGACGGGCCAGGGCCTCGCCGATGCCCGACGACGCGCCGACGAGTATCGCTCCCCGTGTCATACAGTCACCTTTTCCGACCGGCGTATAACCGTGCTGGTCGACCGCCGGCGATACGGCTTTGAGGCGATCGGTCGTTGCGTCTCGTATGGTCGATGCGGTCACCGTCCTCGCGGTTGCACTGCTCGTCGGCGGCGTCGTCGGCACGGTCGTCCCGCTGATCCC is a window of Natrinema salifodinae DNA encoding:
- a CDS encoding SDR family NAD(P)-dependent oxidoreductase; translation: MTRGAILVGASSGIGEALARRLAADGYEVGLAARRTERMRRIGAELPTKASVATMDVTDTADAREGFFELAAAMESVDLVVISAGVGELNRELAWEPTRRTADVNVRGFAAIATAAMRYFEATADRASKGERDGAGHLVGISSVAAHFGNGSAPAYNASKAFVTTYLEGLRNRQADRDADVTITTVEPGFVDTDLSMGGFWECSPETAAEQIARAIEKKRTHTYVTRRWRLVVWFLKAMPERLLRRLV